A genome region from Anastrepha ludens isolate Willacy chromosome 3, idAnaLude1.1, whole genome shotgun sequence includes the following:
- the LOC128857486 gene encoding gustatory receptor for bitter taste 66a-like: MCIVFVLFNVVLFTFTDSEAIAKINHLNLIIGIVLTYIAPATMLIDQIAAVRNQRALPALFERIVHVDEGLRQLGISVDNTCVQRSIWLMIVLTVICEFYIFWASLFLLADVLEWRIALWVFTSLPTLFNTLDKIWFVGIQLGLRDRFEAINGAFDVIAEDQAKGPAHLQKRQQHVTRNEIVLRASLQFGVEEPGDIKLEYPAQNACGDSLHDQTPYKRSNLSVNYCGGQRDFDVLQERFISLCQLHDSTCRIAKLLNELWCYPILLLMAFSFLVFTSQLYFVYCAKMGQSIPLIFRTAKEPVISVVLLIYLSGKCVSLNFFSWKTSQASRHTGICLHRCGVAADTNEVYEIVNHLSLKLLNHTVNFSAFGFFTLDMSTLNAVCGAITSYLIILIQFNMAGQQVKISRELAATNETATTMLDGENYTATPFESTTEG, translated from the exons ATGTGTATAGTTTTTGTGCTCTTCAACGTAGTGCTGTTTACATTTACCGACAGCGAAGCCATTGCGAAGATTA ATCACCTCAACCTCATCATCGGCATTGTGCTCACTTATATTGCACCCGCCACTATGCTGATCGATCAGATCGCCGCTGTGCGTAATCAAAGAGCGCTTCCCGCGCTCTTCGAACGCATCGTTCATGTGGATGAAGGACTTCGCCAGCTGGGCATTTCGGTGGATAATACATGTGTACAGCGTAGCATATGGCTGATGATCGTTTTGACGGTAATATGTGAGTTCTATATATTCTGGGCTTCTTTATTTTTGCTCGCCGATGTATTGGAATGGCGGATTGCGCTTTGGGTCTTCACCTCTTTACCAACTTTATTCAATACGCTGGATAAGATTTGGTTTGTGGGTATACAATTGGGCCTGAGAGATCGTTTTGAAGCCATCAATGGAGCATTCGATGTAATAGCAGAAGATCAAGCGAAAGGGCCAGCGCATTTGCAGAAGCGGCAGCAGCACGTGACACGCAATGAAATAGTGTTGCGCGCATCACTGCAATTTGGCGTTGAAGAGCCAGGCG ATATCAAATTGGAGTATCCTGCGCAAAATGCTTGCGGTGATTCGCTCCATGACCAAACACCATACAAAAGATCTAACCTAAGCGTAAACTATTGCGGCGGTCAAAGAGATTTCGATGTCTTGCAAGAGCGTTTCATAAGCCTCTGTCAGCTGCACGATAGCACTTGTAGGATTGCCAAGCTGCTTAATGAGCTCTGGTGTTATCCCATTCTTTTACTGATGGCTTTTAGCTTTCTAGTTTTCACATCACAGCTTTACTTTGTTTACTGCGCCAAAATGGgtcag TCAATTCCGTTGATTTTTCGCACTGCCAAGGAACCCGTCATCTCGGTGGTGTTATTAATCTACCTTAGCGGCAAATGTGTATCGTTGAATTTTTTCAGCTGGAAAACTTCACAGGCCTCGCGTCACACCGGCATTTGTCTGCACAGGTGTGGTGTGGCCGCCGACACCAATGAGGTCTATGAAATT GTCAATCATTTGTCATTGAAGCTATTGAATCACACCGTAAATTTCTCCGCATTCGGATTTTTTACGCTGGACATGAGCACTTTAAATGCG GTTTGTGGCGCCATAACCAGTTATCTGATTATCCTCATACAGTTCAATATGGCTGGGCAACAAGTGAAGA